The region TAGAACTACTCCCACTTACAAATGTACCATGCTTTCCCTTACAAGTTAATTATAATCTAAATTGTTACATTTTGAGCATTTTACTACATACCTTGTCTTAATAACTTGACATTTTCACCATATACTCATCATCATAGTTTCTAATAGCTTTCTAAACTCCATTCTATCTCGTCTTTTTAAGCTTTCCAACATGTTTGCAGTGATAAGGTGGGATCAAAATGGTTGTGCATAATGGCTTGGTCCACTTAATTAATTACTCCTGCCATTTATTGGGTGTACCTTGAAATGATACATATGCCTCCAAGTGTCCAACCAATAAATGGGATGTGTCCATCTTTCAGGTTTACCCCAAATCCCATATTATGGTCACTTCATGTTTGCATGGCATCCTAGTTACTACTCCCCACCTTCAGAAAGAGCAAGACCTTTCCTTCATCTCAACCACAAATTGATCATgcaaatgaaaaataaacacaACATTGTACTTTGGAAAGTTCTATTTTGATGACCATGAGCTTTGTACCATATGGTGTTAGTGGTCCCTTCCACTTCATTATAACCTTTTCCATATTTGCAATTTTTTTCATCAAGTACTCACGGATAAACTTTGGTGCAATGATGATGGGCTTGTCTCTTCCGTCATCTAGCTCACTCTTCAGCACCTCACACATAGTATTAAGTTGCACATCATAATATGATCCGCCTAAACATGTATTATATATCAGTGTAATTCTAAATGGTCTAATACTTGAACCTAATTCATATGCATACTAACAAAATAAACAATACATGAGAAATGTGAGTGCTAGGAAGATTTATTTCAACCATTCATATGCATCATTGTTTAACTTTAACCTTTTCAGATCTTTTATACCAACATTAAAATGTTACATATAGCATGTTGTTCTTATACACATTGTCTTTACCAGTTGACCTGATTCTCATGAATATGCCATAAGTAAAACATGTAATTTGCACATGGAAAGGGTTTATAATTACTAAGATTACTCCATAAAATAATCAAATAGTTAGaaatattttcatttataattAACAAGAGTAATATTTACATACATTTAAAACAATTATGCATTTTTCCTATCAAAAACAAAAGTGAAGTTTGATATTATTAACAAATCTAGGTCATCACCTAAGCATGATAAAAACCATGTCCAAAAGTTTGTATTTTCCACCTCAACTATGGCATAGACCATGGGGTAGATACAATTATTTGGGTCAACACTATGAAATACTCCTATATTGCTTAGTAAGTTGGTTACTCATGACTAGGAACTACAAAgatcaaataaataaaaattaatgcaAAACGTACAACTACCATTTTGCATGTCTTAAATCCCTTCTTCAAACTACCAACATGATGACTGAATATCGTCATCATCATCCTCAGTTTCTGCAAATGCATCGTTCTCTTCTACTTTCATTGATTAAATgaatttcatcttcttcttttgatCTGTTAGGATGGTACAATCGTCTTCAATTTCCTTAACAGTATCTTGTGGGGACTCAAAATAAGTTTTAATATTTGTCCAATTAACTTTGATGTATACCACTAACAATCTACGTTTATGGACATTGTTGTTAGTTTGCATACATCATTATCATACCTGTACCCGACCCATACCCGTTTCGGGTATGAATTTTAACCCCCGTCCGTGCTCCATTATCTATCAGGGAATCCCGCCCTGTTAGGGTCGGGTCCCCGCGGGTAACCGAATCCACGGGTCCAATTGGCATCCTTGATTTTGAATACGACATCAAAATAAAAAAGATTACGATTAATAACTATTTAATAAATCTAATAATAGTTACAAGCATGTCCATTTTCAattatgttggttagatttgccACCACCTACCTACAGAAGAATCTGAATAAAACAAAACgtaattttcttttaaaactatattttgtttattATAATATACAAAATAGAGAAGACTTGAtgaagtcgtcaaagtcaccgaTTACGACCCCACAATTGTCCAATTCCGTTGGGAGTTGGTTTAATTCACATTTATAATTTTGCGTTGGAAGATTAGTAtcatatatacattttttttccAAAGAAGAATTTCCAATCATCCGAGATCCGATAAACATTGATTTTGACGTAGTAGCGTAtttcttgtttttcttttttctttttcttttatttttttaatatttttcaatTATTAAGCATAAGGTTGGAGACCAGatgccggttcaaaaaaaaaggTTGTAGACGTGAGGTATTGTGATACCTTTACCATTTTTTTATTCCATATGGTGACAACTTTACTATATTTTTTCCATTCCATATAAGCATCAACTTATTGTCTTTTTTTATGGCTTCTTGTCTCACATAAGGAGTGGCGACGATGATATTATTATTTCTTTCAACAATTTAAACAAGAAACTTCAATTTCGTTAATCTAAATTAGAAGCAActtcaaataaaaaaacaataataaataaataaaaataaataaataaataaataataaaaaacaacaacttaaaaatacataaaatataaaaacctttttaaaaataaataattactcACGTTAACTTAAAACCTAGGATGACAATCATGTCGGCTTCCGGTTGGTGGATTGTTGGCAAGTCAGAATATATCAACTCGTACACAAATCATATAACTATTTGTATCACGGTTTGGCAGATTGGAAACATCAACCCGCACACGACCCGTCTAACCCATTTAGTTATATGGGTTTGTGGGTCAAATTCGGGTCGGTAAGTTTGTGAGTTGAACCATGAACCCAAATATTATTTGTATAATAGTGAGGACTAATTTGATTTAGCGCATGCAACACATAGGCTAATAGGCATAGTCgcataatttaaatataatatattatacaGTGAATTTTTCACAAGGAGGTATTGAGTTCAAATCTACTCAATAGGGATGAAAGTGAGTCCAAACCCAGACcagatggacccggacccggaaaacccggaaccggttaacgcgATTTTTTAGAACCGAAAAtcagaccggtatataggaactggTTCCGGGTACAATACCTGGTAAAATGGGTCTAGAAccagaaaacccggaaacatcaaagtgagtaggttggaaccggataaagtgggtttagaaccgaaAAAACctgaattttttggtaattacttactacttagtggattgaactttgaaaattttcatattgatatcccgactttgggggactgtaactcattgaatgtgaaatcaaaattaacaaaattatagtctaaaataaaatttgaaaaaaaccgcatatcaatccgactttaaacaaatgagatatgcatgtgttaatattttcacagaatacaaagtacaaaaacaaatagctgaaaaagttaaaaattttcagttttgatatcccgacttcggaggactataaatcattgaatattaaaccaaaaatgacaaaattatagtttaaactcatgtacaaactgtaaactacaagttggaaaaaaccacatatcaatttgacttcaaacgaattagatatgtatgttttaaaactttcaccaaatacaaaaaaactgaaaaactaaaaacttccaactttgatatctcgactttagGAGACTGTaaatcaatgaatataaaactaaaaatgacaaacttatagtctaaaatcatgtacaaactctaaactacatgttggagaaaaccacatgtcaatcggaattgaaacgaatgagatatgcatcttttaaacgtttcacaaaaaccggtttcggccctaaaagtggttctgATTCCTAacaccggttccggtttttagacccggtttacccggacccgatggacccaaaccctaattacccggaacccgaataaagccaatttttaaacccggaagcggaaccggttctatatattccggttctaacagttccggttccggtccgattcTGGTTtaggtccggttttccggttctaaatcgcATCCCTGCTACTCAAGACTCATTCCAGGGTTGCCAAGAGGAGGTTATGTAGCAACACTTGCAAATACAAAGACAAAACGTGTCCATGTCTTTACCAAATAGTGAACCACCTCCGGGGAAGTGTGCTCTAAAACGGTAATATCCTTTAAAAAAATTAAGGTTGACCTGCAAACCCAAATACCAACCCGAACATTACCCATTATCTGGCTAGTTAATGAGTTGGCGGCTCAGAAATCTCAACTCAAACCtgtttattttcgtgtcgggttcgtgtcttGTCATGGGTCGTATTGAGAATTGTCAcccataataaaaccatatttcATATTCAcagtagtaataataataataataataataataataataaattattactATTGATAATTTATTTACAAAATGTATATTATTTCAACTATTACAAATAATGTGTATTATTTCAACTATTACTAAAACTAATTATTATTgacaatttataaaaaaaatgtatattatTTCAACTATTACTAATAATTTATTATTGTTCCTTTTCATAAACATTGTCAAGATACATGGATTGTTGTCACATTAACCGAATATTTAATTTACTTTAATTGCTTCAACTTTAGCATAAAATAGTTTGTCTTTCAACAATAAAAAGTACATTAAACACCTGAAATTGAGAATTACAAAGATGAAAATTGAAAATTACTCGAACAAGAATGTGTCATCAATGGGAATTATCAGGTGGTACTTGTAACATCTTCGGTGGTAACTAAATATTAATAGCAATgggattgatgtttaaacataactTCAATATCAGAGAAACAGAGAGAGCGACAcagatattttataaaaggagaaAGGTCTTGGAAGGGAATCTATGGCCGAAAGGCAAGACATGGTATAACGGCCAAATAAATACAAGTTAAAAAATAAACCAATAGATGCCAAACAGATATTGTATCCTATCTAAAGGGGATCATATGAAATCTATGGAAACAAGGTGCTAAATTTAAACATTTCGAATCACAGGAATAAGATTCGTGTAAAATGCAAAAGAAAAATGTTGTGTCCATACCCCTTTTTCAGGGCACTAAAAATAACACAGAACAATGACCTTCTCAATGTCTTTGTCTGCAAAAGACATTCATCGGAAATAATCCTAAAAAGTTTGTCTAGTTGAGTCCAGTCTTGTCCAATCCAATCATGGCTCAGCCTAAATAGCATTGCCATCATCATTAAAGATTCATACAAAATACATGATGTAGACACAAGCTAGGTGCCAAGCAACAAACAACAATAATTTTGGAAAGAGTTTTTAACCACAGAATAAAGCCAAAAAGATGATTCCTAATCAACAATGTTGATCTACCCAAAGTGTAAATATATAATGGATATGTATATTGATAGATACTACTAATAGCGAAATCATCGTCTGTTAGCATAAATCATCTTACGGCTGACcaccttttaaaattaaaatccagGTCATAAACTTTTGTCCTTAACACATTTAAGCTATAAAATATGCATAAAAACAAGCTATGATTCATGACATGCATCGGACCAAAAGATGGACAAATTTGATCAAGAAATGAAGGAGATTAATGGATCATCAGGCAAACCTGAGAGCGATGAGAAAGAGAAGGTGTCACGCGGATTATTAGGGATGTTATTTGAACATGCAGACTGGAGTGACATGGTTCTAATGGCATTGGGAACATGCGGATGCTTTGTAGATGGATTAAGTGTGTCTATAATGATGTTGGTTTTCAGTCACTTGATGAATGTTTATGCTTCGGTTTCTTCTTTAACACCCGCAGATGTAAATAAGGTTAGTTGTCCATGTCAGCAAATTAACTATAGACGATGTAGAATGCTATTAGCTAACCACCACATCCATCGGTTTTGCAGTATGCTCTCGCGTTTATCTACATCGCTATTGGTGTGGGTGCAGGCGCTTTTCTAGGTAAGGTGGGCCCGTTTGATACACAGTCTAGGACATAACAGGTTGTACTGTGTTTAGACCAAGACTGAGTCGGTTGTCAATGGGACGATACTGTTATTTTTTGTCCCACCCAAAAGGGTGGGACAAATAATCGCCCGTTTGTACAAAAGACGTGGATGCCCTCCTCGTCATCAAAAATAGACATTTAACATGGATTGACATTAAACAGAGGGATTCTGTTGGGGTCGAACAGCAGAGAGGCAATCATCCCGCATTCGCACCAAATATTTAAAAGCTATTTTACGCCAACAAGTAGGATACTTTGACACAACACTTGAAGCATCTCGTGTAACTACAAGTATTTCAACCGATATGATAAATCTACACGGAGTCGTTAGTGAAAAGGTGATCGATCCACTTCTCTAAGATTTCAACATGTTCTTTATCGTTATATACTTTTAGTTTAAGGGCACATGTGGTTTTTTTTCCAATAAGATGACATTTATCCTTAATTTAATACAATTTGATGACATTTTTTAACAGATTCCAAATTTTATCACGAATATATGGATGTTTATAGCGGCTGAGATAACGGGTATGTATTTGTGTTGGAGATTGGCGATTGTGGCGGTCCCCGCGATGTTTTTGTTGATTCTTCCGGGGTCAATTTATGGAAAGCGATTATCAAGCAATGAAGAGAAGCTACAAGAAGCTTATGCGGTTGCTGGTGGGGTCGCAGAGCAGGCTTTTTCATCAATAAAGACAGTTCATTCGTATGTTGGAGAGGAAAAAATGGTGAATCGGTTTTCAACCGCGTTAGGACCCACTTTGAGTCTTGGGATCGAACAAGGTTTACTGAAAGGGATAGTGTTTGGAAGTGTTGGAGTTATATACGCAATTTGGGCGCTTTTAAGCTGGTACGGGGGCGTTTTGGTCATTGACAAGGGGTTGAAAGGTGGAGATATTCTTAGCGCGGGAGTTTGTGTTATCTATGGAGGATTGTATGTATAAGAccattttggtttttttttaattttgccaTTTTAGTATATAATGGTTTGATCACTATTTTGCAGTGGATTGGGAAGTTCTTTCATGAACATAAAGTACTTTGCAGAAGCAGGTATTTCAGCAGGGGTGATTAGTGAAATGATTGAAAGAATCCCAACCATAGATTCCGAAGATCAACAGGGGACAACCATAGATACAATCAAAGGTGAATTGGAGTTCAAAGATGTCTATTTTGCATACCCATCAAGACCTGAAAGCTTGGTTTTAAAGAAATTCAACTTAAAGGTGAAGCCCTGTCAAACCGTTGGACTGGTTGGTAGCAGTGGGTCAGGTAAGTCAACAGTGATAAATCTGATTGAAAGATTCTATGATCCTCTTGAGGGAGAGATTCTGTTAGATGACATCAGCATAAAGTCGCTCAAGTTAAATTGGTTACGTAGACAAATCGGGTTAGTGAGCCAGGATCCTATACTTTTCGCCACATCGATCAAAGAGAATATTCTATTCGGGAAAGAAGATGCCACAAGTGAAGAGATTGTAGAAGCAGCTAAAAGAGCAAATGCACATGAATTCATCACACAACTACCCAAAGCTTATGACACACAGGTAAGTGAGCATCGAGCACTTATCACCTTCTTATAACTTTCTTTAAGTTTGATTGTGTGTTTACTGTTTAGTTTATCTTCTGATTTGTTTTCTTAGGTGGGAGAATTAGGAACTCAAATGTCGGGAGGGCAGAAGCAACGGATTTCAATTGCGCGGGTCCTACTTCGAGATCCAAAAATCTTGCTTTTAGATGAGGCCACAAGTTCATTAGATTCACATTCTGAAAAAGCTGTACAACAGGCTTTAACTCAAGCTTCAATTGGAAGAACAACACTAATCATTGCACATCGTTTATCTACACTCGATAATGCAGATGTAATTTTCGTAATTCAATCAGGTGAAGTAATCGAGTCCGGATCACATAACCAACTTGTTTCAAACACTCATGGACCATATTCAACCATGGTCCAACTACAGAACACATTGTCGGTCAACGGTCAAACCGTATCACCGTCTCAAGAAACCAAAATCAAGACattagatgatgatgatgatgatgatgatgatgatgatgatgatggtggtggtttaTCCATGAGAAGAGAGAAAACGAGACTGATAGTAGATAGTTCTTATCTTGAAAAAGATAGCAATCTATCATGGAAAGAATTGATTCGGATGAATGCTCCTGAATGGAAATCGGCTCTAGTTGGTTGTATAGGTGCTTTACTTAACGGATTAATTCAACCATTACTCGCGTTTTTTCAGGGTGCAATGCTTTCCATTTTCTTTCTAAAAAACCACGACGAAATCCGGTCTCAAACAACAACATTATGCTACATTTTTCTAGCCATTGCTGGATTTT is a window of Lactuca sativa cultivar Salinas chromosome 1, Lsat_Salinas_v11, whole genome shotgun sequence DNA encoding:
- the LOC111881407 gene encoding putative multidrug resistance protein → MFIAAEITGMYLCWRLAIVAVPAMFLLILPGSIYGKRLSSNEEKLQEAYAVAGGVAEQAFSSIKTVHSYVGEEKMVNRFSTALGPTLSLGIEQGLLKGIVFGSVGVIYAIWALLSWYGGVLVIDKGLKGGDILSAGVCVIYGGFGLGSSFMNIKYFAEAGISAGVISEMIERIPTIDSEDQQGTTIDTIKGELEFKDVYFAYPSRPESLVLKKFNLKVKPCQTVGLVGSSGSGKSTVINLIERFYDPLEGEILLDDISIKSLKLNWLRRQIGLVSQDPILFATSIKENILFGKEDATSEEIVEAAKRANAHEFITQLPKAYDTQVGELGTQMSGGQKQRISIARVLLRDPKILLLDEATSSLDSHSEKAVQQALTQASIGRTTLIIAHRLSTLDNADVIFVIQSGEVIESGSHNQLVSNTHGPYSTMVQLQNTLSVNGQTVSPSQETKIKTLDDDDDDDDDDDDDGGGLSMRREKTRLIVDSSYLEKDSNLSWKELIRMNAPEWKSALVGCIGALLNGLIQPLLAFFQGAMLSIFFLKNHDEIRSQTTTLCYIFLAIAGFSFIIGVIQHYYFGIMGENLTKRVRESMFSKIMSFEIEWFYQENNNTGALCSRLATDTIMVRNLVADRLAFFAQAISASISAVILSMILSWKLALVAVSLQLVIIVCFYLKALVTTETENKSSEIASEAVNNHRVITAYHSQEQVMRLFEETQKGRKMESDKKNWYQGMALFARPFLTNINIAILYWYGGRLLYEGDITFKHLFQTFYIVVSAGMIIAETGSMTGDLSLGKNALQSLFMILKREGKMQTPKQDMIMPEKVEGRIELKEVDFFYLSRPTKMALKGLSLKINGGEVVALVGTSGSGKSTIIGLIQRFFDPCKGSVEVDGVDIIRYNLRALRSFIAWVSQEPTLFAETIKENIAYGKENATEAEIIQAANLANIHEFISSMKDGYETYCGERGVQLSGGQKQRIVIARAILKNPAILLLDEATSALDLRSEALVQDALEKTMVGRTCVIVAHRLSTIQRSNKISVIDNGRVVEEGSHDDLLAKGKEGAYFSLFSLQQQTSHK